From the genome of Arthrobacter sp. SLBN-122:
AGGCCTTCGCGGCCGCCGGCGCACAGGACCGGGTCCAGCAGGCGCTGGACGCGATCCTGGAAATCAAGCTGGCGCAGAAACGCGCTGCCGCGGCCGCAAAGGCCAGTTGATCGAAACCAGGTAAACCCGCGAAAGCGGGCTTACCTGGCTTCAAGGTTGGCCGAGGCTGGCCTAGGAGAACGTCTTTCCAGTGATCTTCTCGTACGCTTCGACGTAGCGGCCGCGGGTACGCTCCACGACTTCCGCGGGAAGCGCGGGCGGCGGGGTGTCCGAAGATTTGTCCCAACCGGACTCGGCTGAAGTGAGCCAGTCCCGCACATACTGCTTGTCATAGGAAGGCTGGGCCTGGCCCGGCTTGTAGGTGCCGGCGTCCCAGAAACGCGAGGAATCCGGGGTCAGAACCTCGTCGCCCAGGGTGATGGACCCGGAGACGGCGTCGTAGCCGAACTCCACCTTGGTATCCGCCAGGATGATGCCGCGCTCACGGGCGACCTTTTCCGCCGTCGTGTAGATCTTTAGCGTCAGCTCGCTGAGGCGGGCGGCGATGTCATCGCCAACCAACGCCACCACGGCGTCGTAGGTGATGTTCTCGTCGTGTTCACCGATCAGCGCCTTGGCCGACGGCGTGAAAATAGGGCGCTCGAGCCTGGACCCGTCCACCAGGCCTTCGGGCAGCGGGATGTTGCACACCGTTCCGGAAGCCTTGTACTCCTGCAGGCCAGACCCCGTGAGGTAGCCGCGGGCGATGCACTCCACCGGGAACATGTCCAGCTTCTTGCAGATCATGGCCCGGCCTTCCACTTCGGCCGGCACTCCGTCCTCCACGGTGGAGCCGAGCACATGGTGCTCCACGCCCAGCTGGTCGAACCACCAGAGGCTCAACTGGGTCAGGATGCGTCCCTTGTCGGGGATTTCGCTGGACAGCACATGGTCGTAGGCGCTGATCCGGTCGCTGGCCACCACCAGCACGCATTCCTGGCCAACGCGCTGCAGAATGGACTCGTCGGCGGGCTCGTAGAGGTCGCGCACCTTGCCGGAGTAGACGTGTGTCCAGCCGGGCAGGTCAACGGTTTTCGTGGCGTAGCCGCGGTTCTCTGGGGTTTCAGTCATGGGTCAGGCCTTTGCTTTCACGATGGGCATGGAGCCTGTGGCACCATACGGTACCTTGATTTCCCCGCGGGCGGCTTTGCGACCGATGTCCGTGCGGAACTGCGAGCCGTCCAGCTTCACCAGCTCCACGCCGTCGTACGCTTTCTCGCGTGCCTCCACCAGGTCGCTGCCCAGGGCGACGACGGCCAGCACCCGCCCGCCGGCGGACACCACCTTGCCTTCCTCGTCCAGGGCGGTTCCGGCGTGGATGACGTGCACGCCGTCGAGTTCCTCAACCTTCTTGAGCCCGCGGATGCGGTCGCCGGTGCGGGGCTTGTCCGGGTAGTTCTCCGAGGCGATGACCACGGCGACGGCAGTTTCCCTGGCCCACCGCAGCTCTTCTGCCTTGTCCAGTTCGCCCTTGGCGGCCGCCATCAGCAGCGCACCGAGGGGGGTCTTGAGCCGGGCGAGGACCGCCTGGGTCTCGGGGTCGCCGAAGCGGACGTTGAACTCGATGACGCGAGTGCCGCGCGAGGTGAGGGCCAGGCCCACGAACAGTACGCCTACGAACGGGGTGCCGCGGCGGGCCATTTCCTTGACGGTGGGCTGGGCTACCCGGTCAAGGACTTCCTGGACCAGCCCTTCGGGGGCCCACTCGAGCGGCGTATAGGCGCCCATGCCGCCGGTGTTGGGCCCTTCGTCGTTGTCGAAGATGCGCTTGAAATCCTGTGCGGGCGAGAGCGCCACGGTGTTCTGCCCATCGCAGAGGACAAACAGGGAAACTTCAGGGCCGTCCAGGAACTCCTCGATGACCACCGAACCGCCGGCGTCGAAGCAGGACTGGGCGTGCGCCAAGGCTTCGTCGCGGTTGCGGGTGACCACAACGCCCTTGCCGGCGGCGAGCCCATCGTCCTTCACGACGTACGGGGCACCGAAGGTGTCCAGGGCGGATGCTGCTTCCTCGGCAGTCGTGGCCACCATGGCCATCGCCGTGGGGACGCCTGCTTCCGCCATGACTTCCTTGGCGAAGGCCTTTGAGGCCTCAAGCTGGGCTGCTGCCTTGCTGGGCCCGAACACGGGAATCCCGGCTTCGCGGACGGCGTCCGATACGCCCGCGGCCAGCGGCGCCTCCGGGCCCACCACCACGAGGTCCACACCGAGCCGGGTGGCCAGCTCCGCAACTGCCTCAGGATCGTTGCCGTTGATGTTGTAGGTGGGAACCAGCTTGCTGATGCCGGCATTGCCAGGCGCCGCGTGGACCTCGGACACGTTGGGGTCGGCAAGCAGGGAGCGGACAATGGCGTGTTCGCGGCCTCCGGGGCCAATGACGAGTACCTTCACAGTGTCCAAGGGTACTTTGTGCACCCTCCCCGCTCCTAAGCTGTGTCCTCCCCCGACCGGTCAATCCGGACTCCCGCCCGCTCCGAACCATAGACATGACAAAGTTGCGAAACAGGATTACAGGCCCGGCAACCATGGCCGCGTTGGCAGGCGTGGTGGCAGCCGCCGTCGTACTTGCTGTTGCGGAGCTGACGGGGGCGTTCTTCACCGCCAGGGCTACCCCCCTGTTTGCCCTGGGGTCCACCTTCATTGATTTCACGCCGCCCGCCCTGAAGGACTTTGCCATCGCCACCTTCGGCACCAACGACAAGGCGGCGTTGTTCGTGGGCATGGGCCTGACCATCGCGGTGCTTGCCTGCATCCTGGGCGTGGTGGCCTACCGGAAATGGGCGCTGGGCGTCCTGGGCGTGCTCTTCATGGGGGCCGTGATCGTGGCCAGTGTGGTGACCCGCGCGGGGGTGGGCGCCGCGGATTCCATCCCTTCCGTGCTGGGGACCATTGCCGGGCTGGTGGTCCTGCGCCGCCTGATGGTGCCGCTGTGGGGGTTGAAGGCGTGGCCGGAAGCGCCGGCGGATACAGCGTCCGACGGCGGAGAACGGGTTGGGAGCGACGGTACCAGCCGTCGCCGGTTCTTCGCCGCTGCCGGGATCACCGCCCTGGCCGCGGGCATTGCCGCCACCGGTGGGCGGGTGCTGGCTGCCGCGCGCAGCAATGTGGCCAAGGCAAGGGAGGCACTGACGCTGCCGTCGCCTGCAGAGGCCGCAGCCGCCGTACCGGCCGGGGTCCAGTCCCCGGTGCCCGGGGTTCCGCCGTGGCTGACTCCCAACGGCGAGTTCTACCGGATCGATACGGCGCTGAGCGTGCCGGAAATCAATGTTGACGACTGGGAACTGCGCGTGCACGGGCTCGTGGAACAGGAAGTGACGCTGACCTTCCAGGACCTGCTCGACGCCGACCTGATCGAGTCGCATGTCACGCTGACCTGCGTCTCCAATCCCGTGGGCGGCAACCTGGCCGGCAACGCCAAGTGGCTGGGCCTGCCTATCCGTGAGGTCCTGGCCCGCGCCAAACCCAAGGACGGGGCGGACATGGTGCTGTCGAAGTCCATCGATGGCTTCAGCGCCTCCACTCCCCTGGAGGTCCTGCAGGACGACAGGGACGCCATGCTGGCCATCGGCATGAACGGGGAGCCGCTTCCGCTCGAGCACGGCTACCCGGTCCGGATGGTGGTTCCCGGGCTGTATGGGTTCGTCTCCGCCACCAAGTGGGTGGTGGACCTGGAGGTCACGCGGTTCGCCGACAGCAAGGCCTACTGGACCGAGCGGGGCTGGTCGGAGCGCGGTCCCATCAAGACGATGGCACGCGTGGACGTGCCGAAATCCTTTGCGAAGGTACCCGCCGGGAAAGTGGCCGTGGGCGGGACCGCCTGGGCCCAGACGCGCGGCATCACCAAAGTGGAAATCCAGATCGACAACGGCGACTGGACGGAAGCCACCCTTTCCACCGAAGCATCCACGGTCACCTGGCGCCAGTGGTCCTACGAATGGGACGCCACGCCCGGCCCGCACTACATCAAGGTCCGGGCCACGGACGGGACCGGGGCGGTACAGACGGACCAGCGCGCCGATCCCGTCCCTGACGGCGCATCGGGGTGGCAGTCGGTGATGGTCACGGTGCAGTAGTCCCGTGCAGTAGTCCCCGGCATCTGCTGGACTGGCCCATAGACTGGCTGTATGCCGCACAATCCGCATGCCACCTTCACTGTTGACTCCGCCGTCGAACTGGCCGTGATCGAACGAAGCGGCTTTGTGGAGTCGCGGCACATCGGTTCGGCCGTGCTCCTGTCCGCGGACGGTTCGGTGGTCACTGAACTCGGGGACATCAACACCCCCATCTATGCGCGGTCCACGCTCAAGCCGTTCCAGGCCCTGGCGTCCATGCAGTCAGGGGTTCCGCTGCGGGGCGCCCAGGTCGCCATCGCCTGCGGAAGCCATACCGGATCCCTGGACCACATGGATGTGGTGGCGGGCATGCTCAAGGCAGCGGGCGTCCGTGAAGACCAGCTGCAGTGCCCTGAGGCGTGGCCACAGGATGAAACGGCCCGGAACTGGCTGGTGCGCTCGGAGAAGGGGAAGTCGCGGCTGGCGTACAACTGTTCCGGGAAGCACGCAGCCTTCCTGTGGGCCTGTACTGAGAACGGGTGGGACACCCACAGTTATCTGGAGCCAAACCATCCGCTGCAGCAACGGGTGCGGACCGTCGTCGAGGAATATGCGGGCGAGAAGATCGCGCACCTGGGGATCGACGGCTGCGGCGCCCCCGTGGCGGCTGTTTCCCTGAAGGGCCTGGCGAGGGCCTACTCCCACCTGGCCAAGGCCCCCGGTGACCAGAGCTTCAGCGCCAGGGCCGCCACCATCGCCACCTCGATGCTCGACTACCCCTGGGCGGTGCAGGGCCGCGGCGAAGCCAACACCCTGGTAATGGATGAGCTGGAGGTCATTGCCAAGATCGGGGCTGAGGGCGTCCTGGCCATGGCAACGCCCCAAGGGGTCTCCGTGGCAGTTAAGATCCTTGACGGAAATGTCCGCGCCACCTCGCTGGTGGCCCTCACCCTCCTCGCGGCGGCAGGGGCCGTGGAGATCCCGGGAGTTGCCAGCGCCCTGGAGCGCGTGGTGGAACCCGTACTCGGCGGCGGCCGCCCGGTTGGCAAGATCAGGCTGGGCCCGGCAGTTTCCGCGCTCCTGGACTGACGCCCACCCCCCAGCAACACGCCGAAGGAAGATTGAACGCATGGCCGTAGCCCGCCGTCGTATTGACGTCCAGCAAGGCAAAGCAGCACTGAAGGCGTGGCTGGAAGCTGCCCAGCCGACGTCGGACGTTCCCTTGCCGCGGACGGTCCTGGCCACTGCCGTCAGGTACTCATTGGAGGAGGTGACGGCGCGCGCGCCCGGAAACTCCGTAGAGGTGCGCGTCCCGCCCTTTGGCGTCACCCAGTGCGTTGAGGGTCCGCGGCACAGGCGCGGAACCCCGCCCAACGTGATTGAGTGCGACGCCGCCACCTGGCTTGCTATGGTGACCGGCCAGTTGGGCTGGGCGGAGGCAGTCGGGGCCGGCAAGGTGGCCGCGTCCGGCCTGCGCGCGGACCTGTCGGCCCTGCTGCCGCTGTAGTCCTTCCGGTGCGGCTACCCGCGGCCGATGAAAGGCATCCCTGCCGCGGTGACCACCACTGAGCCCACGCTGGCAGAGGCCGGCATGTTGGCCATCATCAGCACCGCACGCGCAGCATCCGCCACCGGAAACATCGGCTCCACCTTGCGGCTGCCGTCCGCCTGCAGCGCACCCGAGCCGACGCCGATGGTGTCCATGATCTCGGTGGCGGTGTTGCCGATATCGATCTGCCCGCAGGTGATGCCGTAACCGCGGCCGTCCAGTTCGATGCTCTTGGTCAGGCCGGTCATGGCGTGCTTGGTGACGGTGTAGGCCACGGTGCGCGGCCGGGGTGAATGCGCGGAGATGGAGCCGTTGTTGATGATCCGCCCGCCCTGAGGTTCCTGCGCCTTCATGGTCCGGACGGCAGCGGCGGCGCAGAGCATGGACCCGGTCAGGTTCACGGCCAAGGTGGCGTTCCAGTCCGCCAGGCTGATCTCATCCACCCCGGCCGCCGGGCCGAACACCCCGGCGTTATTGAACAGCACGTCCACGCGCCCCCACCGTTGGCGGGCCGCCTCGAAAAGGCGTTCGACGTCGTCGGGCCGGGTCACGTCGCAGGGAACCACCAGTGCGTCCGGGCTGCCGTCCGCTGTTTCCTTCAGCTGCGCCTCCCGGCGGCCGGCAAGTGCCACCCGGTATCCGTCGGCCAGCATCTGCCGGGCAACCTCCCGCCCGATGCCGGAGCCTGCGCCCGTGACGACGGCGACGCGTGCTGTGGGAGGGGAAGTGTTCATGCGCTCTCCTGGGCTAAAGCTGGGCCGGCACGGCCGGCTTGTTCAGCGGCCAGCCTATGACGGTCTTGGGCCGCGGCGCAGCGAACGTCCGCACCTTGGAGGTGGTCAGGCGCATGCGGACCAGGGATTCGGCGATGGTCACGGCAGAGGCTACGCCATCCACCACGGGAACACCTGCCCGTTGCCGGATCTGCTCGTCCAGGCCGGCCATGCCGCCGCAGCCAAGGACAATCACCTCAGCCCGGTCCTGGGTTACGGCCAGCATTGCCTGGTTGATGATGGCTTCCACGGCGCGCTCCGGTTCTTCCTCAAGTTCCAGGACTGCCATGCCGCTTGCACGGACTGACGCGCATCTGGCGTCCAGCCCGGCCAGCTTCAGCCGGTCCTCGATGAGGGGTACCGTCCGGTCCAGGGTGGTGACCACCGAATACTTGTGCCCCAGGAACATGGCCGTGCTGGCGGCGGCCTCGGTGATGTCAACGACCGGGACGTCCAGCAGCTCCTGCAGCCCCTCGCGGCCGTGCTCGCCGTATCCTGCCTGGATGACGGCGTCGAAGGGCCCGGGGTGGGACGTGACGGCGTCCATCACGGCTATGGCGGCAAGGTAGCTTTCGAAGTTTCCTTCGCAGGAGTCGGCGCCGAACCTCGGGGTGATGCCGACGATCTCTGTGCCGGGAGCGGCCACGCTGCGTGCCGATGCGGCGATCGAGTCTGTCATTGACTGGGTGGTGTTGACGTTTGCGACGAGTATGCGCATGGGGAGGATCCTTGGTCGGGCGGCCGTGGTTGGGCCGTGTTCAGTGGTGGGGCTTAGTGGGTGCTGACGACGGCGATGGCCTCGCCGTCGCGGTCGTCCAGCCTTTGGTTGCGGTCGGCGACGAAGAAGTACAGTGCCGCTGCTATGCCCGCTGCGAAGAACCAGGCGAAGGGTGCCGCGGCAGCCAGCCCGGGTACGAAGGCGATCAGCAGGGCCAGGACGGCCGCCGGAACCATGGCGATGATCGCCCGCGGGTTCACGCCTTTCCGGTAGAAGTACGCGCCTTCCGGTGATGCCGTGTAGAGCTCGGGGACATTGACCTTGCCGCGGCGGATCAGCCAGTAGTCCGCCATGACGACGCCAAACAGCGGGCCAAGCAGCGCACCGAGGCCGCCGAGGAAGTACACGATGACCAGCGGGTTGTTGTAAAGGTTCCACGGCAGGATGACGAGTCCGATGGTGCCCGAGACCATTGCCGCCCTGCGGAAGTTCAGCCGGCGGGGAAACAGGTTGGTCAGGGCGTACACGGGGGCGACGAAGTTGGCCATGAGGTTCACGGCGATGGTCAGGATCAACAGGGCAAGGCAGGCAAGGACCAGGAACAGCGTGTTGGGGATGGTCTGGACGATATCCGACGGGCTCTTGATGATGGTGCCGTTGATCTTGAACTGGCCGCCGGCCATGACCACCACGATGGCGCCGAACACGAGCATGTTGATGGGGATGCCCCAGAAGTTGCCGCGGACCACCGCCTTTTTGGAGACCGCTGAGCGGGTGAAATCGCAGAAGTTCAGGACGAACGTGCCGTAGATCGAGACCCAGAGGGCGCCGCCGGCGAAGATGGTGAGCCACATTTCCGGCCCTTCCAGGGCCTTGTTGGAAGACCAGGCGATGCTTCCACCGGCTTCCACGAAGATCCAGACGGCCATCGCCGCCATGGTGGCGAGGATCACAGGACCGGCAAAGGCCTCATATTTGCGGATCATTTCCATGCCGAAGCTGACGATGACCAGCTGCACCACCCAGAGGGCCACGAAGGCCATCCATCCCAGCGTGGACAGTCCCAGGATGGAGTCCTGGTCCAGGTCCCCCAGGGCCGGGAACATGGCTACGAGCATCACGCGGAAGACCACGGAAGCGAGGTAGGTCTGGATGCCGAACCATGCCACGGCCACCGCGCCGCGGAGGAGGCTGGCAATCTGGGCACCCCTGATGCCGAAACTGATGCGGCTCATGACCGGGAAGGGGACACCGGTCTTGACCCCCATGAAACCGGAAAGGGTCAGGAGTCCGAACAGCAGCGCGGCACCAATGCCAAGTGCCATCAGGATCTGCCAGCCGCCCAGACCCAGGGCGAACAGTCCGATGGCAAAGGCGTAGTTGCCCAGGCTGTGCACGTCGTTGGCCCAGAGGGTGAAGATGCTGTAGCTCGTCCAGCTGCGGCCCGCGCGTTTGGTGGGGGCAAGGTCGGCATTGTAGAGGGAAGGGCTGATGCTTGTGCTTGAAGCTGCGCTGGCGGTTTCGCACAGGGCTTCAACGCTGCCCGACGGATGGGCTGGAACGGCTGACGTCTCTGTCAGCCCCTGGCCCGCGTCAACGCCCGTGGAGGGAGGGGTTTGCATAGGGTTCTCAATTCTTTGGAGGATTCCGGGTGGTGAGGCCGACGTTTCGTCGTTTCTGTTATTCCACATTGCGGAATCAAGATATTGAATAGTGAAATAAGAATATGACCTGCGTCACTGACGGTCAAGCAGCAGCATCAGTGCAAGCCAGTCACAAACCGCTGCTTTCTGCCGTCCGCCTGATTCTCCGCCCGCATGCCAGCCGTCACGTTGACCGAGGCTCAGACTCCTACTATTCTCATCTAGCAATAATGTTTTCTCGCAATACGAAAAACATGAGCCCGATGCATTCAAAGATGAAAAGAGGCTGACGTGGCTGCAGGAGAAGATACCTCCCATATCCTCAGCGGGTTGACTAACCAGCTGCCTGATCGTGATCCGGAAGAGACTGCCGAGTGGGTTGAGTCCCTGGACGCGTTGATCAGGGAACAGGGCACCGAGCGTGCCCAATACATCATGCGGAGCCTGCTGCAGCGCGCGGGCGCGCAGAGCGTCGGGGTGCCGATGGTGACCACCACCGATTACGTGAACACGATCCCGGTGGACCAGGAAGCCGAATTCCCGGGCAACGAGGAGTACGAGCGCCGGTACCGGGCGTACATGCGGTGGAACGCCGCGGTCATGGTCCACCGGGCGCAGCGGCCCGATATTGGGGTCGGCGGGCACATCTCCACCTACGCCGGGGCCGCGACCCTGTACGAGGTCGGGTTCAACCACTTCTTCCGCGGCAAGGACCACCCCGGCGGCGGGGACCAGGTCTTCTTCCAGGGCCACGCCTCCCCCGGCATGTACGCCAGGGCGTTCATGGAAGGACGCCTGTCCGAGGAGGACCTGGACGGGTTCCGGCAGGAAAAGTCCCGGGAAGGGCATGCCCTGTCCTCCTACCCGCACCCGCGCCTGATGCCGCACTTCTGGGAATTCCCCACCGTGTCCATGGGCATCGGGCCGATGAACGCGATCTACCAGGCCCAGAACAACCGCTACCTGCACAACCGGGGCCTGAAAGACACCTCGGACCAGCAGGTCTGGGCGTTCCTGGGCGACGGGGAAATGGACGAGCCCGAGTCCCGCGGCCTGCTCCAGCTGGCCGCGAACGAGAACCTGGACAACCTGAACTTCGTGATCAACTGCAACCTCCAGCGCCTGGACGGCCCGGTGCGCGGCAACGGCAAGATCATGCAGGAACTCGAAGCGTTCTTCCGCGGCGCGGGCTGGAACGTGATCAAGGTCGTCTGGGGCCGGGAGTGGGATGACCTGCTCACCCGCGACACCGACGGGTCCCTGGTGAAAATCATGAACGAGACCGTCGACGGGGACTACCAGACCTACAAAGCCGAATCCGGCGGGTTCGTCCGTGAACACTTCTTCGGGAAGACCCCGCAGACCAAAGACCTCGTCGCGGACCTCACCGATGACCAGATCTGGAACCTCAAACGCGGCGGCCACGACTACCGCAAGGTCTACGCCGCCTACAAGGCCGCCACCGAATTCAAGGGCAAACCCACCGTCATCCTCGCCCACACCGTCAAGGGCTACGGCCTGGGCCCGCACTTCGAGGGCCGCAACGCGACCCACCAGATGAAGAAACTGACCCAGGATGACCTGAAGAAGTTCCGCGACCACCTCCGGATCCCCGTCACCGACGAACAGATCGAGAACGACGCCTACCGGCCGCCGTACTACCACCCCGGTAACGACGCCCCGGAAATCAAGTACATGATGGAACGCCGTGCCGCCCTCGGCGGGTCCGTGCCGGAGCGCCGGAACACCCACGCCGAAATCGCCTTGCCGGACGCGAAGTCCTACGAGGTGGCCAAGCGCGGTTCGGGCAAGCAGCAGGCCGCCACCACCATGGCCTTCGTCCGGCTCCTCAAGGACCTGATGCGGGATAAGAACTTCGGCAAGCACATCGCCCCGATCATCCCCGACGAAGCCCGCACGTTCGGGATGGATGCGTTCTTCCCGACCGCGAAGATCTACAACCCCAAGGGCCAGAACTACCTGTCCGTGGACCGCGACCTGGTCCTGGCCTACAAGGAATCCCCCGCCGGGCAGCTGATCCACCCGGGCATCAACGAAGCCGGCGCCGTGGCAGCCTTCACCGCCGCCGGGACCTCCTACGCCACCCACGGCGTTCCCCTGGTCCCGGTCTACGTGTTCTACTCCATGTTCGGCTTCCAGCGCACCGGCGACGCCTTCTGGGCAGCAGCGGACCAAATGACCCGCGGCTTCATTATCGGCGCCACCGCAGGACGGACCACCCTCACCGGCGAAGGCCTCCAGCACGCCGACGGCCACTCCCCCCTGCTGGCCTCCACCAACCCCGCCGTCATCACCTACGACCCCGCCTACGGCTACGAAATCGGGCACATCGTCCGCTCGGGCCTGGAACGGATGTACGGGCCGGACTCGAACGACAAGAACGTCATGTACTACCTCACCGTATACAACGAACCCATCATCCAGCCCGCAGAACCGGAAAACCTCGACGTCGAAGGCGTCATCAAGGGCATCTACCTGCTCGCCCCGGCAAAGATCGACGGTCCCCGCACCCAGATCCTCGCCTCCGGCGTCTCCGTGCCCTGGGCCATCGACGCCCAACGCATCCTCGCCGATGACTGGAACGTCTCCGCCGACGTCTGGTCCGTCACCTCCTGGAACGAACTGCGCCGCGACGGACTCGCCGCCGAAGAAGAAGCCTTCCTCAACCCCGGCCAACCCGCCCGCACCCCCTTCGTCACCCAGCAACTCGAAGGCGCCACCGGCCCCATCGTCGCCGTGTCCGACTACATGAAAGCCATCCCGGACCAAATCCGGCAATTCGTCCCCAACGAATTCGCCACCCTCGGCGCCGACGGCTTCGGCTTCTCCGACACCCGCGCAGCAGCCCGCCGCTACTTCAAAAACGACACCCACTCCATCGTGGTGAAAGTGCTGCAGCTGCTAGCGGCGAGGGGCGAAGTGGAGGCGGGAGCGCCCCAATACGCGCTGGACCGTTACAAGCTCCTGGACGTTACGGCCGGAACCACGGGCGGGGCAGGCGGCGACGCCTGATCGCGGCACAATCCGGCAGCCGGGTCATTTCCGTGGGGAGACTGACCCGGCTCCCTTGTTTGGTTAGGGTTCAGTTATGGGCAACACAGGGCCGGACAACTCGCAGGATCGGCAGGCGACGGGCATCGTCCTGGCTGGCGGTGGAGGCAGCCGGCTCGGTCTGGGCCCTAAGGCGTTGCTCCCCTACCGCGGACGGCCGCTAGTGGAGACGA
Proteins encoded in this window:
- a CDS encoding phosphoribosylaminoimidazolesuccinocarboxamide synthase, which produces MTETPENRGYATKTVDLPGWTHVYSGKVRDLYEPADESILQRVGQECVLVVASDRISAYDHVLSSEIPDKGRILTQLSLWWFDQLGVEHHVLGSTVEDGVPAEVEGRAMICKKLDMFPVECIARGYLTGSGLQEYKASGTVCNIPLPEGLVDGSRLERPIFTPSAKALIGEHDENITYDAVVALVGDDIAARLSELTLKIYTTAEKVARERGIILADTKVEFGYDAVSGSITLGDEVLTPDSSRFWDAGTYKPGQAQPSYDKQYVRDWLTSAESGWDKSSDTPPPALPAEVVERTRGRYVEAYEKITGKTFS
- the purD gene encoding phosphoribosylamine--glycine ligase; protein product: MKVLVIGPGGREHAIVRSLLADPNVSEVHAAPGNAGISKLVPTYNINGNDPEAVAELATRLGVDLVVVGPEAPLAAGVSDAVREAGIPVFGPSKAAAQLEASKAFAKEVMAEAGVPTAMAMVATTAEEAASALDTFGAPYVVKDDGLAAGKGVVVTRNRDEALAHAQSCFDAGGSVVIEEFLDGPEVSLFVLCDGQNTVALSPAQDFKRIFDNDEGPNTGGMGAYTPLEWAPEGLVQEVLDRVAQPTVKEMARRGTPFVGVLFVGLALTSRGTRVIEFNVRFGDPETQAVLARLKTPLGALLMAAAKGELDKAEELRWARETAVAVVIASENYPDKPRTGDRIRGLKKVEELDGVHVIHAGTALDEEGKVVSAGGRVLAVVALGSDLVEAREKAYDGVELVKLDGSQFRTDIGRKAARGEIKVPYGATGSMPIVKAKA
- a CDS encoding molybdopterin-dependent oxidoreductase, which codes for MTKLRNRITGPATMAALAGVVAAAVVLAVAELTGAFFTARATPLFALGSTFIDFTPPALKDFAIATFGTNDKAALFVGMGLTIAVLACILGVVAYRKWALGVLGVLFMGAVIVASVVTRAGVGAADSIPSVLGTIAGLVVLRRLMVPLWGLKAWPEAPADTASDGGERVGSDGTSRRRFFAAAGITALAAGIAATGGRVLAAARSNVAKAREALTLPSPAEAAAAVPAGVQSPVPGVPPWLTPNGEFYRIDTALSVPEINVDDWELRVHGLVEQEVTLTFQDLLDADLIESHVTLTCVSNPVGGNLAGNAKWLGLPIREVLARAKPKDGADMVLSKSIDGFSASTPLEVLQDDRDAMLAIGMNGEPLPLEHGYPVRMVVPGLYGFVSATKWVVDLEVTRFADSKAYWTERGWSERGPIKTMARVDVPKSFAKVPAGKVAVGGTAWAQTRGITKVEIQIDNGDWTEATLSTEASTVTWRQWSYEWDATPGPHYIKVRATDGTGAVQTDQRADPVPDGASGWQSVMVTVQ
- a CDS encoding asparaginase, whose protein sequence is MPHNPHATFTVDSAVELAVIERSGFVESRHIGSAVLLSADGSVVTELGDINTPIYARSTLKPFQALASMQSGVPLRGAQVAIACGSHTGSLDHMDVVAGMLKAAGVREDQLQCPEAWPQDETARNWLVRSEKGKSRLAYNCSGKHAAFLWACTENGWDTHSYLEPNHPLQQRVRTVVEEYAGEKIAHLGIDGCGAPVAAVSLKGLARAYSHLAKAPGDQSFSARAATIATSMLDYPWAVQGRGEANTLVMDELEVIAKIGAEGVLAMATPQGVSVAVKILDGNVRATSLVALTLLAAAGAVEIPGVASALERVVEPVLGGGRPVGKIRLGPAVSALLD
- a CDS encoding sterol carrier family protein, whose translation is MAVARRRIDVQQGKAALKAWLEAAQPTSDVPLPRTVLATAVRYSLEEVTARAPGNSVEVRVPPFGVTQCVEGPRHRRGTPPNVIECDAATWLAMVTGQLGWAEAVGAGKVAASGLRADLSALLPL
- a CDS encoding SDR family oxidoreductase, with the translated sequence MNTSPPTARVAVVTGAGSGIGREVARQMLADGYRVALAGRREAQLKETADGSPDALVVPCDVTRPDDVERLFEAARQRWGRVDVLFNNAGVFGPAAGVDEISLADWNATLAVNLTGSMLCAAAAVRTMKAQEPQGGRIINNGSISAHSPRPRTVAYTVTKHAMTGLTKSIELDGRGYGITCGQIDIGNTATEIMDTIGVGSGALQADGSRKVEPMFPVADAARAVLMMANMPASASVGSVVVTAAGMPFIGRG
- a CDS encoding aspartate/glutamate racemase family protein, whose amino-acid sequence is MRILVANVNTTQSMTDSIAASARSVAAPGTEIVGITPRFGADSCEGNFESYLAAIAVMDAVTSHPGPFDAVIQAGYGEHGREGLQELLDVPVVDITEAAASTAMFLGHKYSVVTTLDRTVPLIEDRLKLAGLDARCASVRASGMAVLELEEEPERAVEAIINQAMLAVTQDRAEVIVLGCGGMAGLDEQIRQRAGVPVVDGVASAVTIAESLVRMRLTTSKVRTFAAPRPKTVIGWPLNKPAVPAQL
- a CDS encoding NCS1 family nucleobase:cation symporter-1, with protein sequence MQTPPSTGVDAGQGLTETSAVPAHPSGSVEALCETASAASSTSISPSLYNADLAPTKRAGRSWTSYSIFTLWANDVHSLGNYAFAIGLFALGLGGWQILMALGIGAALLFGLLTLSGFMGVKTGVPFPVMSRISFGIRGAQIASLLRGAVAVAWFGIQTYLASVVFRVMLVAMFPALGDLDQDSILGLSTLGWMAFVALWVVQLVIVSFGMEMIRKYEAFAGPVILATMAAMAVWIFVEAGGSIAWSSNKALEGPEMWLTIFAGGALWVSIYGTFVLNFCDFTRSAVSKKAVVRGNFWGIPINMLVFGAIVVVMAGGQFKINGTIIKSPSDIVQTIPNTLFLVLACLALLILTIAVNLMANFVAPVYALTNLFPRRLNFRRAAMVSGTIGLVILPWNLYNNPLVIVYFLGGLGALLGPLFGVVMADYWLIRRGKVNVPELYTASPEGAYFYRKGVNPRAIIAMVPAAVLALLIAFVPGLAAAAPFAWFFAAGIAAALYFFVADRNQRLDDRDGEAIAVVSTH